In the Candidatus Bathyarchaeia archaeon genome, ACAGCAAAAACGTGGGCCGGTCGTCTAGCCTGGTTAGGACATCTGCTTGACGTGCAGAAGGTCACCGGTCCGAATCCGGTCCGGCCCACCACAAAAACTAATTTTTCTATGGTTATTAGTTGGTGAATTTGGTGTTTGTCTTGTTGTTTGTTTCTCGAAATCTTTATTAACTCTATAGTGTTACTAAACCAAAAATTGGTAATACGTATAATAGTTGGGTATTAATGGAAGTGTTTGAATGGACAGAACCAAAGTTTTTGCCATCGTTGCCATAGCTATAGTTGTAATCGCCGCCGTAGGCGTTGCTTACATTCTAACAACCAGCAATGGAGATAACGAAGTTTCCGCGACAACCGTCACCGATGCCTTAGGACGAACAGTGAATGTTCCCCAACAGATGGACTCCATCTATTGTATTGGTGCATGCTCCCTGAGGTTGGTGTCCTATTTTGATGCAGTTGACAAGGTCCAAGCGATTGAAACCGCCGGCACCTTCAACACACGGGATGACCAAACATACTATCTCGTGAACAAAGCAAAATTCTCCGCCCTGCCCCAAGTAGCCACTACTCCAGAAGCCATTTTAGCTCTAAACCCCAGCGTCATCATCACCTCCACAGCATCCGATGTAGCAACCGCTGACACCCTACAATCCCAAACAAGCATCCCAGTGTACGTCATTAACGCCGACCTTGAATTCGGGCAGGCTTTCTATGACCAAATAACCTCTTTAGGCACTTTGTTTGGTGAACCGACTAGGGCTGCTGAACTCAATACCGGCATTGCCGATATGATTAACGAAGTTACCTCCAAAGCTACCACCGCAAGCGTCGAGAGCGCATACGCCTGTGGCATGTTCTACTACGGTGGGGCTTCATTTCTGAAGGGCTCCGGCAATTATCTGCCCTTCGACTATTCAAATGTCACCAACGCAATCGAACCCGCCGCTAACGGCCAACCGTACGTCATCACCTTGGAAACCTTGATAGCCGATAACCCTGACTACATCTTCATAGACAGCATAGGCCTAAGCAGCTGCATCGACTCAATCAACGAATACATAGATACCAATACTGGGCTAAGTGATGTTTCAGCAGTGGAAAACAACAACCTCTACTCCACCATGGTCTACAAATGCTACGGCACCAATTGGGACAACCAACTCGTAAATGTATACTACGTCGCCTCCATAATGAACGGGAACCTGTACTCATGGAACTTCGAGGACAAAGCAAACCAAGTCATACAGCTATTCTATCCAGAAACCACCATAACCTATGCCGACATCGCTGCTGGGCAGACAGGCAGCGGATGTGCCAAAGTCACGTTGTGAGGCTTTTAAACCTCTTTTCACTCTTTTTTTTCAATGGTGGTGTTAAGGGCGAGTAGAAAACCAAGCGATCACGACCACGGCGGACCCGAAGCGTTTGACATCTATGAAGACGATGAAAAGGACAGCAACCAGGTCTCAAAGACATACAGTGGATTTGTAAAACGCAAGCGCCTTTTCCTAATTGTAGGCTTAATAGTGCTGGTTTTATGTGTGGTCGTAGCCGCTCAGAGTGGACCTATTGACATACCGTTTGGAGACGTCATCAGGTACATCTTTACCTTTGACACCAGCGGAGCAGGCAGCGTTGTCTGGAACATCCGCATGGTCAGAATTGTCGGCGCTCTCTTAGCAGGCGTCGGTTTGGCAGTTGCTGGGGTAGTGATGCAGTGTATCCTCCGTAATCCCCTCGCTTCACCGTTCACCTTAGGCATATCAAGCGCCGCAGCTTTTGGGGCTTCTTTCGCCATCATTTTTATGGGCGCGGGCAGCAGCATGACCTCCATCGTCTCCATCAATAATCCCTATGTTACGACGATATGCGCGTTTTTCTTCTCCCTGCTGGCAACCGGTTCTATACTGCTGCTTACTAAGATTACCCGGGTCAGCGCTGAGACGATGATCCTGGCAGGTGTGGCTATCAGTGTCATGTTCTCCGCTGGGCTTTCCTTTATGCAGTATATAGCCACCGATTCGCAGTTGGGTAACATTGTTGCTTGGACCTTCGGTGACTTAGGTAAAGCCACTTGGTCATGGAACGCCATAATTCTTGTGGTGCTTCTTCCGATTGTTTTCTACTTCTTCTACAAACGGTGGGATTATAATGCCTTAGACGCTGGGGAAGACACCGCTAAAGGGTTGGGCGTCAACACGGAACGCGAGCGGCTCGTGGGCATGGTTTTGACCTCCGTTCTTTCAGCAGTTATTGTCTCCTTCTTTGGTATCATCGCTTTCATAGGTCTGCTGGGGCCACACATCGCCCGGATGATTATCGGCAGCGACCATCGGTACCTCATCCCTCTTTCGGTTATCCTCGGAGCCATTATCCTAATTATTGCAGATGGGGTTGGGCAAGTCATCTTGTACCCCTCCGTCATACCAGTAGGCATCATCACCTCAATGCTTGGCGGACCCCTATTCATCTACCTGCTAATCAGGAGATACCGAAAATGATGTTCTTCGAGGTAAATGACCTAAGTTTCTCCTACCGTAGCAAGTCAGTTCTGGACGGCGTGTCGTTTACCGTTACAAAGGATGATGTCGTCTCTGTCCTAGGACCCAACGGTGTAGGAAAAACCACCCTGATTAAATGCATAAGTAAGGTGCTCACACCAGCAGCTGGTTCAGTGATTATTGAGGGGTCAGACCTTCATCAAATGAACAAAAAAGAAATTGCCAAAAAAATAGGGTACGTGGCACAACGAAGCGAGACATCCCGAACCACGGTTTTTGATTCGGTGCTTTTGGGCAGGAAACCGCACTTTGAATGGGACATCACCGAAAAGGACATACGTTTGGCGGGAAGAGTGCTCCATCTTTTAGGCTTAGATGGGCTGGCGCTAAAATACGTCGACGAAATCAGTGGTGGAGAATACCAATTGGTGCAAATCGCAAGGGTCATAGTTCAGCAGCCAAAGGTTATTCTTTTAGATGAGCCCACAAGCAGTCTTGACTTAGCCAACCAGCACATGATAATGCATCTAATCCGGAACATTGTTAAGAAAAACCATATGGCTGCGATTATGGTTATTCACGACCTCAACTTGGCTATTCGTCATTCAGACAAATTTGTTCTAATGAAGGACAAAATGGTTTACTCCGTGGGCGGTCATGAAGTCATCACCCCCGAGAGCATCAAGGCAGTATATAACATCGATGCCTACGTGGAGTGCGTCCGAGGAATCCCCGTAGTCATCCCCATATAAGAAGGCAAAAACATGAACATGAACTCAAAAAAGGTCAATCCGAAAAAAAGAGAATTCTTCAACGAGAAAGCTGAAATCTGGGACAAAATCACAATCCACAACCTCCAAAAAGTACAATACATCACCGAACTACTAGAAATTCAACCTGACGATAGGATTCTGGATGTTGGCGCTGGGACAGGAATTATGATTCCTTTCTACGAGAAATATCTGGTTTATGGAAGCGTGGTTGCAGTGGATTATTCGGAGAAGATGATTGAGGTAGCCCGCTTGAAATATCCCCAAAAGGAGCATCCGCGGGTTTCATTTTTAGTTTCTGATGTCTATGACCTGAACTATGATGCCGAATTTGACTTGGTAGTGTGCTATTCCTGCTTTCCTCATTTTGTTGACCAGCCTTTAGCCCTCAAAATACTATCTAAGGCGCTACGGAAAGGCGGGCGAATAGCGGTGGCGCATTCTGATTCTGCTAAGAAAATTAATGGGGTTCACATGAATGGTGGTGTGGAGGTCGGGAACGATTTTCTGCCCCGTATGGGGCTTCTTAGGCAGATGATGAAGGAGAGCGGTTTTGATGTTACGTTTGAAAGGGATGACGAAAATTACTTCATATGTATTGCTAAAAAAATATAGTTAATACTAACCCATTTTTGAAGTGAATTAAAACGATACTGAAATGACAATCTTTCTGCTCATACCCTTTTCAGTGTTTGGTTTGTTTCCTAAAATGCTGTTTTTGGATAGACGACTACACTTTAGACTCCACCGCTTGTCTTTTTTAAAAAAGTTATGTCAAATTGTATAGGTTACTGTATAAAAAACAAAATGAATTAATGAAATCATCAGGAAACCATAAAAAGCTGCTATTTGATGTACCGAAGGTCTCTGGTCCGAATCAGTCCGACCCCAAAAAGAACCCCGCGGTTTTGTCTTCTAACTTTCCAAATTTTGAAAATTGGGCAAACGGACCACCTATCTCCAGGCGGTTTTCCGACAATCTAAGAGCAGTTAGATATGAGAAAAAGAGAAAGTGAATTAGTGATAGTTTACGCGTCTGTCGCTGCTGGTTTTTTTCTGTATAGTATGCCTTTGGGGTCTTTGAGTAATAAAATGCCCTCCCACAACACAAGCCCCACAACAAGCATAACGCCGCTGAGAACTGTTGCTTCAATTGATACCTCAAAGAATTCTCCGCCCCCTTCTAAAATGAAGGGCACTACGTGGTCAACAAGCACCATTATTGTTGTCCCCCAGAGAATTAAACTAAGATACTTCAATAGGTACTTGTCGTTCTCAGCTTGGGTATACCATATTGCAGTTGCAATTGTCGCGGCGAATGCGAGTATTATTAGCCACATATTTTCTCATCCTCCGTTACGCTTATTAGCGAGTGTTACTTTATTTAAATTTAGTGTTACTGGAGGAAAAATGTGATGGCGTGCTTCCTAGCTCCGATGACTCTTGCAATTGTAGTGACAATCGTTCAAGTAATAACGAGACATAGCGATATCCCCAATAAACTAAAACTAACAGCATTTAATGCAATGCTCTGGGGAGGCGTAGGCTTGCTCGCTGCAGAACACGTCTTTCACGGTGAAATAACCGCGTGGGCACCATACCTAACAGCAATGTCCTCCCCTGCTGACACTGCTGTGATGTTGTCCGAGATTGCTAGCGTTGGGGGGTCAATGACTTTAGCCATATCTGCTACATGGATGGGAATGCTTGCAGTAACTTCGCTGATGACAAAACGAATCGCAATCAAGGACCAATTAAGCCCACTCAGCAAGCCAATGACCACAAGAAAACAATAACACCAACTATCAAAAAACTCAAACTTTTTTTGTTTTCAACTTTTAATAACGCTTAACGCGATAGGCTAGTCATCGACTTTAACAAACATACCCTGAGTAATAGAACAAACTATGTTCTTTAACACGCGTCCCTTCACCACTGCATGGCTGCCTGCAGCAGAAAAGGGTACTGACCTGCACCGCTCAGAAGTGGAGACCATTGTACAATTTGGCTTTTAGGGGTCAGAGCTGGGCAACGTGGTTAAAGCCAGTGCATCATGTGAACTCACTTTTCTACTTCATCCTGGTTGCTTTAGTTTTCTACTTTTATTGATTCTTCCAGTTCGTGGTCATAGAAGTGATTCAGAACCATCAGCACACTTTTGCCCGCTGTCTTAAAGCCCTGCGCGTAGTTTTCGGAGATAAACATCCCTTTCTTGTGGTCAGCTAGAATTATGCCGCAGTTTGTGGGCAGGGGGGATTCTTCGATAAAGATTTCGGCGTTTTCTTTAAGGTTTCGTGCGCTCGGAGTTAACCGGTGCACTAAGAGTT is a window encoding:
- a CDS encoding class I SAM-dependent methyltransferase is translated as MNMNSKKVNPKKREFFNEKAEIWDKITIHNLQKVQYITELLEIQPDDRILDVGAGTGIMIPFYEKYLVYGSVVAVDYSEKMIEVARLKYPQKEHPRVSFLVSDVYDLNYDAEFDLVVCYSCFPHFVDQPLALKILSKALRKGGRIAVAHSDSAKKINGVHMNGGVEVGNDFLPRMGLLRQMMKESGFDVTFERDDENYFICIAKKI
- a CDS encoding ABC transporter substrate-binding protein; the protein is MDRTKVFAIVAIAIVVIAAVGVAYILTTSNGDNEVSATTVTDALGRTVNVPQQMDSIYCIGACSLRLVSYFDAVDKVQAIETAGTFNTRDDQTYYLVNKAKFSALPQVATTPEAILALNPSVIITSTASDVATADTLQSQTSIPVYVINADLEFGQAFYDQITSLGTLFGEPTRAAELNTGIADMINEVTSKATTASVESAYACGMFYYGGASFLKGSGNYLPFDYSNVTNAIEPAANGQPYVITLETLIADNPDYIFIDSIGLSSCIDSINEYIDTNTGLSDVSAVENNNLYSTMVYKCYGTNWDNQLVNVYYVASIMNGNLYSWNFEDKANQVIQLFYPETTITYADIAAGQTGSGCAKVTL
- a CDS encoding ABC transporter ATP-binding protein, coding for MMFFEVNDLSFSYRSKSVLDGVSFTVTKDDVVSVLGPNGVGKTTLIKCISKVLTPAAGSVIIEGSDLHQMNKKEIAKKIGYVAQRSETSRTTVFDSVLLGRKPHFEWDITEKDIRLAGRVLHLLGLDGLALKYVDEISGGEYQLVQIARVIVQQPKVILLDEPTSSLDLANQHMIMHLIRNIVKKNHMAAIMVIHDLNLAIRHSDKFVLMKDKMVYSVGGHEVITPESIKAVYNIDAYVECVRGIPVVIPI
- a CDS encoding FecCD family ABC transporter permease codes for the protein MVVLRASRKPSDHDHGGPEAFDIYEDDEKDSNQVSKTYSGFVKRKRLFLIVGLIVLVLCVVVAAQSGPIDIPFGDVIRYIFTFDTSGAGSVVWNIRMVRIVGALLAGVGLAVAGVVMQCILRNPLASPFTLGISSAAAFGASFAIIFMGAGSSMTSIVSINNPYVTTICAFFFSLLATGSILLLTKITRVSAETMILAGVAISVMFSAGLSFMQYIATDSQLGNIVAWTFGDLGKATWSWNAIILVVLLPIVFYFFYKRWDYNALDAGEDTAKGLGVNTERERLVGMVLTSVLSAVIVSFFGIIAFIGLLGPHIARMIIGSDHRYLIPLSVILGAIILIIADGVGQVILYPSVIPVGIITSMLGGPLFIYLLIRRYRK